In Methanomicrobiales archaeon, the following are encoded in one genomic region:
- a CDS encoding AAA family ATPase — MKLTALALHDFRSYADAEIAFSGGQNYIFGKNWQGKSSIMDGIGYALFGRRILPARLAGAAVRTDHLVRRGAGGGSVELSFEHRGEEYCLRRTCPRDMPTLSMDGCRIAQGSAATGEYLCEMLGIDAPLFANIFYSPQDELRRVLELDPESRKVFIETVLGFDYLKDVRTSAKRSAEALQRWKDGYAGADAAAVRERSRAIEARIDAIEEQIRHLDAAIAEPMPPPPPEPSGAAHARPLEERGALRERIRQCRSLMEGLSSGTCPSCLQPLPAGAKKPLLQRIGGELSRIEAAIATNEQQIRSLAAAAAEAERVRRDGDVRRLELVRVRAERDAMEREAAVRRAELDAVRRETAACGDRMERKVQEECAFLAEIQQAIDEFRGNVRSLVARDLENAANFFMRKFGDGDFDAELRITEEFGFETLLHGEQVPLSNLSGAARDILAFSLRYGLYRIAAKEIDFLLLDEPTRHFDRANTFKLKEAFNELADHQLIVITVNDEFHDAVGKKFRVEKDADRCSIVREL; from the coding sequence ATGAAGCTCACCGCCCTCGCCCTGCACGACTTCCGCTCATACGCGGACGCGGAGATCGCCTTCTCGGGCGGCCAGAACTACATCTTCGGGAAGAACTGGCAGGGGAAGAGCTCGATCATGGACGGGATCGGCTACGCCCTCTTCGGGAGGAGGATCCTTCCCGCCCGCCTGGCGGGTGCGGCAGTGCGGACGGACCACCTGGTGCGGAGGGGGGCGGGGGGCGGCTCGGTGGAGCTCTCCTTCGAGCACCGCGGGGAGGAGTACTGCCTGCGCCGCACGTGCCCGCGGGACATGCCCACGCTATCGATGGACGGCTGCCGCATCGCCCAGGGCTCGGCGGCCACGGGCGAGTACCTCTGCGAGATGCTGGGCATCGACGCCCCCCTCTTCGCCAACATCTTCTACTCCCCGCAGGACGAGCTGCGCCGCGTGCTCGAGCTCGACCCCGAGAGCCGGAAGGTGTTCATCGAGACGGTGCTGGGATTCGACTACCTCAAGGATGTCAGGACGTCCGCAAAACGATCGGCCGAGGCGCTGCAGCGCTGGAAGGACGGGTATGCCGGTGCGGACGCGGCGGCGGTCCGGGAGCGGAGCCGGGCGATCGAGGCGCGGATAGATGCCATTGAAGAGCAGATCCGCCACCTCGATGCCGCGATCGCCGAACCGATGCCCCCTCCCCCGCCCGAACCTTCCGGTGCCGCCCATGCCCGCCCGCTCGAAGAGCGGGGTGCGCTCCGCGAGCGGATCCGGCAGTGCCGGAGCCTGATGGAGGGACTCTCCTCGGGAACCTGCCCCAGCTGCCTCCAGCCGCTGCCGGCAGGTGCAAAGAAGCCCCTCCTGCAGCGGATCGGGGGCGAACTCTCCCGGATCGAGGCGGCGATCGCGACGAACGAGCAGCAGATCCGCTCTCTCGCCGCCGCCGCCGCGGAGGCCGAACGGGTGCGCCGCGACGGCGACGTGAGGAGGCTGGAGCTCGTGCGGGTTCGGGCGGAGCGGGATGCCATGGAGAGGGAGGCGGCGGTTCGGCGGGCGGAGCTCGACGCCGTCCGCAGAGAGACGGCCGCCTGCGGGGATCGGATGGAGAGAAAGGTCCAGGAGGAGTGCGCGTTCCTCGCCGAGATCCAGCAGGCAATCGACGAGTTCCGCGGGAACGTGCGGTCCCTGGTGGCCCGGGACCTGGAGAACGCCGCGAACTTCTTCATGCGGAAGTTCGGCGACGGCGACTTCGATGCGGAGCTCCGCATCACGGAGGAGTTCGGGTTCGAGACCCTCCTCCACGGCGAGCAGGTGCCCCTCTCCAACCTGAGCGGTGCGGCGCGGGACATCCTGGCGTTCTCCCTCCGCTACGGGCTCTACCGCATCGCAGCGAAGGAGATCGACTTCCTGCTGCTCGACGAGCCCACCCGCCACTTCGATCGCGCCAACACCTTCAAACTGAAAGAGGCGTTCAACGAACTCGCCGACCACCAGCTGATCGTGATCACCGTCAACGACGAGTTCCACGATGCCGTGGGGAAGAAGTTCCGGGTGGAGAAGGACGCCGACCGCTGCTCGATCGTGCGGGAACTGTAG
- a CDS encoding tetratricopeptide repeat protein, with protein MAASEERRIPEPESVSWYHRGATLASMGRYNEALTCFDRSLALEPDSVTALVSRANILDRLARFRESVRVCERALQLEPGNPDAWYTRGVALYHLGLNEEAIDCLDRAVSLDPRYAEAWYIRGNCYYHLGAYGEAIESYDRAIRIDPGYAKAYYNRGVSLADAGRFEEAIRCYDLYGEINPDYAAIYNNRGVCLARLGRFEEAIRCFERAIELAPLDAMAYNNKGVALVKLGRRDEARACFARAKSLIRREESASIL; from the coding sequence ATGGCAGCATCGGAAGAACGACGGATCCCGGAGCCGGAGTCGGTCAGCTGGTACCACCGCGGCGCAACGCTCGCGAGCATGGGGAGGTACAACGAAGCCCTGACCTGCTTCGACCGCTCGCTCGCGCTGGAACCCGACAGCGTGACCGCACTGGTATCCCGGGCGAATATCCTCGACCGCCTGGCCCGGTTCCGGGAGTCGGTGCGGGTCTGCGAGCGGGCGCTCCAGCTCGAGCCCGGGAATCCCGACGCCTGGTATACCCGGGGTGTCGCTCTCTACCACCTGGGACTGAACGAGGAGGCGATCGACTGCCTGGACCGCGCAGTCAGTCTCGATCCCCGCTACGCGGAGGCCTGGTACATCCGGGGCAACTGTTACTACCACCTCGGCGCGTACGGCGAGGCGATCGAGAGCTACGACCGGGCCATCCGCATCGATCCGGGGTATGCCAAGGCCTACTACAACAGGGGTGTCAGCCTCGCCGATGCCGGGCGGTTCGAGGAGGCGATCCGCTGCTACGATCTCTATGGGGAGATCAACCCCGACTACGCGGCGATCTACAACAACCGGGGGGTGTGCCTCGCCAGGCTGGGGCGGTTCGAGGAGGCGATCCGCTGCTTCGAGCGGGCGATCGAGCTCGCCCCGCTGGACGCGATGGCCTACAACAACAAGGGGGTCGCCCTGGTGAAGCTGGGCCGGCGGGACGAGGCCCGCGCCTGCTTCGCACGGGCGAAGTCCCTGATCCGCAGGGAGGAGAGCGCGAGCATCCTCTGA
- a CDS encoding aldehyde ferredoxin oxidoreductase family protein, whose protein sequence is MDGYTGKILDVDLSTGSIRTESYPEAWSRDYIGGRGFGVRILLERLDPHVDPLTAGNLLVLAAGPLTGSGLPLCSRYDIVTKSPLTGTITSANSGGSFGVELKRAGFDAIVIRGRAERAVYLQVRDGAAALRDAAPYWGRGTGETAAGIQQELRDPRAKIACIGPAGERLSRIACIVNENARAAGRGGVGAVMGSKRLKAVAVRGSGKYPVSDPEALRLTRERILEKLKRSGITGGSLRRYGTAGSVNLVNELCLLPTRNFQGSHFPQAGQVSGEEMAETILERVKGCYSCPVACGRVTRVDGALGEGPEYETIWSFGPDCGVGSLRWIAIANNLCNDLGLDTISTGATIACAMELSERGYLNEEIRFGDGRAVADLVRMIGYREGIGDELAEGSLRFAARYGHPEFSMSVKGQEMPGYDPRGMQGQGLAYATSVRGACHVYGNMLYPEVLGIPVRLDPLSDAGKAWWVKRFQDLFAAIDASGACLFSIRSLDPDDYAAMLSAAVGRPVDAEEFLRSGERIWNLQRIFNLAAGFSKADDTLPERMLEEPLTCGAAAGCVWRREPLLTEYYRERGWTEDGIPTAEKLRELGIG, encoded by the coding sequence ATGGACGGGTATACCGGGAAGATTCTGGACGTGGACCTGAGTACGGGGAGCATTCGGACGGAGAGTTACCCCGAAGCCTGGAGCCGGGACTACATCGGGGGGCGGGGCTTCGGGGTGCGGATCCTCCTCGAACGCCTGGATCCCCACGTCGATCCCCTCACCGCCGGGAACCTGCTCGTCCTGGCCGCGGGGCCCCTGACCGGCAGCGGGCTTCCGCTCTGCTCCCGCTACGACATCGTCACGAAGTCGCCTCTCACCGGCACCATCACCAGCGCCAACAGCGGGGGATCCTTCGGGGTCGAGCTGAAGCGTGCCGGGTTCGACGCGATCGTGATCCGGGGGCGGGCGGAGAGGGCGGTCTATCTGCAGGTGCGGGACGGTGCTGCCGCGCTCCGGGATGCGGCACCCTACTGGGGCAGGGGGACGGGGGAGACGGCCGCGGGGATCCAGCAGGAGCTGCGGGACCCGCGGGCGAAGATCGCCTGCATCGGCCCCGCCGGGGAGCGCCTGTCCCGGATCGCCTGCATCGTCAACGAGAATGCCCGCGCGGCAGGGCGGGGCGGCGTCGGTGCGGTGATGGGCTCCAAGCGGCTGAAGGCGGTGGCGGTGCGGGGGAGCGGAAAGTACCCCGTCTCCGATCCGGAAGCGCTCCGCCTCACCCGCGAGCGGATCCTGGAGAAACTGAAGAGGAGCGGCATCACCGGGGGGAGTCTTCGAAGGTACGGGACCGCGGGTTCGGTGAACCTCGTGAACGAGCTCTGTCTGCTGCCGACCCGCAACTTCCAGGGCAGCCACTTTCCGCAGGCAGGGCAGGTATCCGGGGAGGAGATGGCGGAGACGATCCTGGAGCGGGTCAAGGGCTGCTACTCCTGCCCCGTCGCCTGCGGGCGGGTGACACGGGTGGACGGAGCGCTCGGCGAAGGTCCGGAGTACGAGACCATCTGGAGCTTCGGCCCCGACTGCGGCGTGGGCAGCCTCCGCTGGATCGCGATCGCCAACAACCTCTGCAACGATCTCGGGCTCGACACCATCTCCACCGGCGCCACGATCGCCTGCGCCATGGAGCTCTCCGAGAGGGGCTACCTCAACGAGGAGATCCGCTTCGGGGATGGGCGGGCCGTCGCGGATCTGGTGCGCATGATCGGCTACCGCGAGGGGATCGGGGACGAGCTGGCGGAGGGATCGCTGCGGTTCGCCGCCCGCTACGGGCACCCCGAGTTCTCCATGTCCGTCAAGGGGCAGGAGATGCCGGGCTACGATCCCCGGGGGATGCAGGGCCAGGGCCTGGCATACGCGACCTCCGTGCGGGGGGCCTGCCACGTCTACGGGAACATGCTCTACCCGGAGGTGCTCGGCATCCCGGTCCGCCTGGATCCGCTGTCGGATGCCGGCAAAGCCTGGTGGGTGAAGCGGTTCCAGGATCTGTTCGCGGCGATCGACGCGAGCGGCGCCTGCCTCTTCTCGATCCGCTCCCTGGACCCGGACGACTATGCCGCCATGCTCTCGGCAGCCGTCGGGCGCCCCGTCGATGCCGAGGAGTTCCTGCGGTCCGGCGAGCGGATCTGGAACCTCCAGAGGATCTTCAACCTCGCTGCCGGTTTTTCGAAAGCGGACGACACGCTCCCCGAGCGGATGCTGGAGGAGCCCCTCACCTGCGGCGCGGCGGCGGGGTGCGTCTGGAGGCGGGAGCCCCTCCTCACCGAGTACTACCGCGAGCGGGGCTGGACGGAGGACGGCATCCCCACCGCGGAGAAGCTGCGGGAGCTCGGGATCGGGTGA
- a CDS encoding KTSC domain-containing protein, which yields MEAENRIWTEVESSNLRAVSYDAENRELYVWFLGGGIYVYYDVPPERYEGLMEAQSHGRYFAGHIRNAYRYRKIA from the coding sequence ATGGAAGCCGAAAACCGGATCTGGACAGAGGTCGAGTCGTCCAACCTCAGGGCCGTATCCTACGACGCGGAGAACCGCGAGCTCTACGTCTGGTTCCTCGGGGGCGGCATCTACGTCTACTACGACGTCCCTCCCGAGCGGTACGAAGGGCTGATGGAAGCACAATCCCACGGGCGGTACTTCGCCGGGCACATCCGGAATGCCTACCGCTACAGGAAGATCGCGTGA
- a CDS encoding DUF202 domain-containing protein translates to MGDGNGGGDRLAKERTDLAQERTLLANERTFSAWVRTGLAAVVGGLAVARLFGPPGELWIAQVVGVILILTGAGFYAAAYRSYCEQCQVAGRGAARLIPEWFLHVLVIALLVSTAFALYLAIV, encoded by the coding sequence ATGGGTGACGGCAACGGGGGCGGCGACAGACTCGCGAAGGAGAGGACGGATCTCGCCCAGGAGCGGACGCTGCTCGCCAACGAGCGGACCTTCAGCGCCTGGGTGCGCACCGGCCTCGCCGCCGTGGTCGGGGGGCTCGCGGTCGCCCGCCTCTTCGGGCCTCCCGGGGAGTTATGGATCGCCCAGGTCGTCGGCGTCATCCTCATCCTGACCGGCGCCGGGTTCTACGCCGCCGCCTACCGCAGTTACTGCGAGCAGTGCCAGGTGGCGGGGCGGGGCGCCGCCCGGCTGATCCCGGAGTGGTTCCTGCACGTTCTCGTCATCGCCCTCCTGGTGAGCACTGCATTTGCCCTCTACCTGGCGATCGTATAG
- a CDS encoding radical SAM protein: MPEDEYRTARVGDREVPFDPTTLRRIQEHPCFSERACHAFGRMHLPVAPRCNIQCNYCVRDFDCVNESRPGVTSRVLSPEEAIEMVRRALAKFSYIKVLGIAGPGEPLYNEETFETLRLAKEEFPNLIKCISTNGLLLPQTIDLLHEYDVGNVTVTWNALDATIGARIYSYVTWEGKRVGGEEGAQILLDNQIRGIREAVKRHMIVKVNTVYIPGVNDMQIPDIAKKASELGVYTFNVIPLIPQYRFADITPPTPAEKRKMQDECARYIRQMRHCQRCRADAIGRLGADVQSCLYQQQ; this comes from the coding sequence ATGCCGGAAGACGAATACAGAACAGCCCGGGTGGGAGATCGGGAGGTCCCCTTCGACCCCACGACGCTCCGCAGGATCCAGGAGCACCCCTGCTTCAGCGAGAGGGCCTGCCATGCGTTCGGGCGGATGCACCTGCCCGTCGCCCCCCGCTGCAATATCCAGTGCAATTACTGCGTCCGCGACTTCGACTGCGTGAACGAGAGCCGCCCGGGCGTGACGAGCCGCGTCCTATCGCCCGAAGAGGCGATCGAGATGGTCAGAAGGGCGCTCGCGAAGTTCAGCTACATCAAGGTGCTGGGAATCGCCGGCCCGGGGGAGCCGCTCTACAACGAGGAGACCTTCGAGACGCTCCGCCTGGCAAAGGAGGAGTTCCCCAACCTGATCAAGTGCATCAGCACCAACGGCCTCCTGCTTCCGCAGACGATCGATCTCCTGCACGAGTACGACGTCGGCAACGTCACGGTCACCTGGAACGCGCTGGATGCAACGATCGGCGCTCGGATCTACTCCTATGTGACATGGGAGGGGAAACGCGTCGGCGGAGAGGAAGGGGCGCAGATCCTCCTGGACAACCAGATCCGGGGGATCCGCGAGGCGGTGAAGAGGCACATGATCGTGAAGGTGAACACGGTCTACATCCCCGGCGTGAACGACATGCAGATCCCCGACATCGCGAAGAAGGCCTCGGAGCTGGGTGTATACACCTTCAACGTCATCCCGCTGATCCCCCAGTACAGGTTCGCAGACATCACCCCTCCCACCCCGGCGGAGAAACGGAAGATGCAGGACGAGTGCGCCCGCTACATCAGGCAGATGCGCCACTGCCAGCGCTGCCGCGCGGACGCGATCGGGCGGCTCGGTGCCGACGTGCAGTCCTGTCTCTACCAGCAGCAGTGA
- a CDS encoding flavodoxin family protein has product MKVLGINGSPRGANSRTLRLVQAALRGAESGGADTELVDVCDLDIEYCTGCGTCYATGTCVQADDFEEVWAKIQDADGIVLGSPVYIHSVTAQLKTLIDRTADAVHCQLLTGKYGCAVSTTGGGGEQEVIDYMNHYLNMLGAVTVGGVGIALGRHPDGLPATEEKAFALGKDLVQAIAEKRRYPEQEKALAAQREYFRRLVEANRETWTHEYEYWMDRGWM; this is encoded by the coding sequence ATGAAGGTTCTGGGAATCAATGGCAGCCCGAGAGGCGCGAACAGCCGGACGCTCCGGCTGGTGCAGGCCGCCCTCCGGGGCGCGGAATCCGGCGGCGCGGATACGGAGCTGGTGGACGTCTGCGACCTCGATATCGAGTACTGCACCGGCTGCGGGACATGCTACGCGACCGGCACCTGCGTGCAGGCGGACGACTTCGAGGAGGTCTGGGCGAAGATACAGGACGCCGACGGGATCGTGCTGGGGTCGCCCGTCTACATCCACAGCGTCACGGCGCAGCTGAAGACCCTGATCGACCGCACCGCCGACGCGGTCCACTGCCAGCTGCTCACCGGCAAATACGGCTGCGCGGTGTCCACCACGGGCGGCGGGGGCGAGCAGGAGGTGATCGACTACATGAACCACTACCTGAACATGCTCGGGGCCGTCACCGTCGGGGGTGTGGGCATCGCCCTCGGGCGGCACCCGGACGGCCTCCCCGCCACCGAAGAGAAGGCGTTTGCCCTGGGAAAGGATCTGGTGCAGGCAATCGCGGAAAAGCGGCGCTACCCCGAGCAGGAGAAGGCTCTTGCGGCGCAGAGGGAGTACTTCCGCCGCCTCGTAGAGGCGAACCGCGAGACCTGGACCCACGAGTACGAGTACTGGATGGATCGGGGCTGGATGTAG
- a CDS encoding metallophosphoesterase — translation MQLGVIGDPHLGCTIYTDKRSPDFARQFNTAVAGLLERKVDGIAVLGDVFDSSAYRRNIDTFASRLSEVAGSFLKLKEAGIPLYAIAGNHEYGRGRTAGELRILHDLGVLTFLESGEAPFGDCRIVGISWKAERGSLLEALARCGPPAGDAILLLHQFCAGSRCVPATIAEVGGSDLEGWAAVFCGHHHQYEDLGYAVAPGSLEVRTAGEIGQKGYCIYDTEAGTHEFVALPPGRAIRSAEMDASGLSADQFREQLAAWIGENAAPGAVLILRLRGSLARGRASEIRLGALRTLGLQKGCLKVRFAGGLEDPVRTAAEIRSSASLPEFLERRFGPRAALAGKRIESLRERGDSFASDFLAELLGQAGDG, via the coding sequence ATGCAGCTCGGCGTCATCGGCGATCCGCACCTGGGGTGCACCATCTACACGGACAAGCGCTCCCCGGACTTCGCCCGGCAGTTCAACACCGCTGTCGCGGGTCTGCTGGAGCGAAAGGTGGACGGCATCGCCGTTCTCGGTGACGTCTTCGACAGCAGCGCCTACCGCCGCAACATCGACACCTTCGCCTCGCGCCTCTCCGAGGTGGCCGGATCATTCCTGAAACTGAAGGAGGCGGGGATACCGCTCTACGCCATCGCCGGCAACCACGAGTACGGGCGGGGGCGGACCGCCGGCGAGCTGCGGATCCTGCACGACCTCGGCGTTCTCACATTCCTGGAGAGCGGGGAGGCCCCGTTCGGCGACTGCCGCATCGTGGGGATCTCCTGGAAGGCGGAACGCGGATCGCTCCTCGAAGCCCTGGCCCGGTGCGGCCCCCCGGCCGGGGACGCCATCCTCCTGCTGCACCAGTTCTGCGCCGGGTCCCGCTGCGTCCCCGCTACGATCGCCGAGGTCGGGGGATCCGATCTCGAGGGCTGGGCGGCGGTCTTCTGCGGACACCACCACCAGTACGAGGACCTGGGCTACGCGGTCGCCCCCGGGTCCCTGGAGGTGCGCACGGCGGGGGAGATCGGCCAGAAGGGCTACTGCATCTACGACACCGAGGCGGGAACCCACGAGTTCGTCGCCCTGCCCCCGGGCCGCGCGATCCGTTCGGCGGAGATGGACGCGAGCGGACTCTCGGCCGATCAGTTCCGGGAGCAGCTGGCCGCCTGGATCGGGGAGAACGCCGCTCCCGGCGCCGTCCTGATCCTGCGGCTGCGGGGATCCCTGGCCCGCGGGCGGGCGTCCGAGATCCGTCTCGGAGCGCTCCGCACCCTCGGGCTCCAGAAGGGCTGCCTGAAGGTGCGGTTCGCGGGCGGGCTGGAGGATCCCGTCCGCACCGCTGCGGAGATCCGCTCCTCTGCCAGCCTCCCGGAGTTCCTGGAGAGGCGGTTCGGACCGCGGGCGGCTCTCGCGGGCAAACGGATCGAGTCCCTGCGGGAGAGGGGGGACTCGTTCGCCTCGGACTTCCTGGCGGAGCTCCTCGGGCAGGCGGGTGACGGATGA
- a CDS encoding PAS domain S-box protein, giving the protein MRSINIDGNMDPITGNMMRISARFSLLLVFCEAVRSINTFLISQVKARSAQGIFSRDRSGMAGSPNPSKDNQPSARKGPEKISPAEVEEIVQKRVAALEEENAALRREITSLKQADTERKRAEVSLQEALERLSFAQKAAKAGFWDWNMVTGKLEWSPEFFVLFGLSPTTEASFETWLNVLYPDDREPAMAKINQSIEQRISLENEYRIVLPDREVRWIRALGDTTYDADGKPLRMAGICFDITERKRAEEALRESEGRYRSIFEESHAAMLLIDPDTGKIVDANPAASVYYGYSRDRLKTMKITDINTLNAHEVFREMTDAKAGRKRLFRFRHRLASGEIRDVDVFSGTVTIQGRELLHSIIHDMTDARKAEEALKEYAERLERSNEDLERFAYVSSHDLQEPLRTMVSFAQLLERRYRNKLDSDADEYLNYIVGAGKRMQNLINDLLEFSRVSTMGGDFRPIDATAVLEDALAFVHSTAEENGATITSDPLPRVIADANQLRQVFQNLISNAIKFQKPDVPPVIHISAQKQEGMVRFSVSDNGIGIEPQYFEKIFVIFQRLHGRDAYEGTGIGLAIVKRIIDRHGGRIWVESELGKGSTFHFTVPAA; this is encoded by the coding sequence TTGAGGAGTATAAATATAGATGGCAACATGGACCCAATAACCGGGAATATGATGAGAATCTCAGCCAGATTCTCCTTGCTTCTTGTATTCTGTGAGGCCGTCAGGAGCATAAATACTTTTTTAATATCACAGGTGAAAGCTCGTTCAGCTCAGGGAATATTCTCTCGCGATCGGAGCGGCATGGCAGGATCCCCCAACCCATCCAAAGACAACCAGCCATCGGCACGGAAAGGACCGGAGAAGATCTCCCCTGCTGAAGTAGAAGAGATCGTGCAGAAGCGAGTGGCAGCCTTAGAGGAAGAAAACGCAGCGCTTCGCAGGGAAATTACATCCCTGAAACAGGCAGACACCGAGCGCAAGCGGGCGGAGGTGTCTCTACAGGAAGCTCTCGAACGACTGAGTTTTGCACAAAAAGCGGCAAAAGCCGGATTTTGGGACTGGAATATGGTCACCGGAAAACTTGAGTGGTCTCCGGAGTTTTTCGTTTTATTCGGTCTTTCCCCCACGACCGAGGCGTCGTTCGAAACGTGGCTCAATGTACTGTATCCGGACGATCGTGAACCGGCCATGGCCAAGATCAACCAATCGATCGAGCAACGAATATCTCTGGAGAATGAATATCGGATTGTTCTGCCCGATCGAGAAGTACGCTGGATACGTGCTTTGGGCGACACAACGTATGATGCAGATGGAAAACCCCTCCGCATGGCCGGCATCTGCTTTGATATCACCGAGCGCAAGCGGGCGGAGGAGGCATTGCGGGAGAGCGAGGGGAGGTACCGGAGCATCTTTGAGGAGAGCCACGCAGCGATGCTCCTGATCGATCCCGATACCGGAAAGATCGTGGATGCCAATCCTGCGGCGAGCGTTTATTATGGATATTCCCGCGACCGCCTGAAGACGATGAAGATCACTGACATCAATACCCTGAACGCACATGAGGTGTTCAGGGAGATGACCGATGCAAAAGCGGGCAGGAAGCGTCTCTTCAGGTTCCGGCACCGGCTTGCCTCCGGTGAGATTCGGGATGTTGACGTGTTCAGCGGGACCGTGACGATTCAAGGGCGGGAACTTCTACATTCGATAATCCACGACATGACCGATGCAAGAAAGGCCGAAGAAGCACTCAAAGAGTATGCTGAACGTCTCGAGCGTTCTAATGAAGATCTCGAACGCTTTGCCTATGTCTCCAGCCACGACCTGCAGGAGCCCCTGCGGACCATGGTCAGCTTCGCCCAGCTGCTGGAGAGGCGATACCGGAATAAGCTGGACTCGGATGCAGACGAGTACCTCAACTATATCGTGGGCGCCGGGAAACGGATGCAGAACCTGATCAATGACCTGCTGGAGTTCTCCCGGGTCAGCACCATGGGCGGGGACTTCCGCCCCATCGATGCAACGGCGGTTCTCGAGGATGCCCTGGCCTTTGTCCATTCCACTGCGGAAGAGAACGGTGCGACGATTACCTCGGATCCTCTTCCCCGTGTGATCGCCGATGCCAACCAGCTCCGGCAGGTCTTCCAGAATCTCATCAGCAATGCGATTAAGTTCCAGAAACCGGACGTTCCCCCCGTCATCCACATATCGGCCCAGAAACAGGAGGGCATGGTCCGGTTCTCGGTTTCGGATAACGGGATCGGGATCGAGCCCCAGTACTTCGAGAAGATCTTTGTCATCTTCCAGCGATTGCATGGCAGGGATGCCTATGAAGGCACGGGTATCGGTTTGGCCATTGTGAAACGGATCATCGACCGGCACGGAGGCCGAATCTGGGTAGAATCAGAATTGGGAAAGGGTTCGACCTTCCACTTTACCGTGCCAGCGGCATAA
- a CDS encoding bifunctional metallophosphatase/5'-nucleotidase: MRPILWCSRLPMTRELTIVQVNDTHGYLEPHPELFWHGDHAEFRVAGGYARIAALLQQIRRERPGKVLAFDCGDTLHGTYVAVQTQGMVLVPILNALDLDAMTVHWEFAYGPGHAARLAEELKHPILAINCYRRESGDLFFTPWIVKEVNGLLVGIIGIASNIVDKVMPPSYSEGVYFTLGNEELPSCIAALKEREGADLIVVVSHLGFPQEMQLAGEVDGIDVLLSAHTHNRLYEPAIVNDTILIQSGCHGSFLGRLDIQVEDGRIADFSHRLVTVGEEVPPDPAVEGMVNRAVEPYRDELNRIVGSTPIALHRYAVLESTMDNLLLQSLLDCTGADLAFSNGWRFGAPVPPGPLTANDLYNIVPMNPPLSTVELTGLEISRMLEENLERTFSRDPYRQMGGYVKRCMGLTLYAKIENPEGHRIQELFVRGERVRPDATYTAAYITPQGVPAKYGSNRRHLDIRAVEAMERYLARGTPDAALRGTVVAV, translated from the coding sequence TTGCGGCCGATTCTGTGGTGTAGCAGACTGCCGATGACCCGCGAGCTGACGATCGTCCAGGTGAACGATACCCACGGATACCTCGAGCCGCACCCGGAGCTCTTCTGGCATGGGGACCACGCGGAGTTCCGGGTGGCGGGAGGGTACGCGAGGATTGCGGCGCTCCTCCAGCAGATCCGGAGGGAGCGGCCCGGAAAAGTGCTGGCGTTCGACTGCGGGGACACGCTCCACGGCACCTACGTGGCGGTGCAGACGCAGGGGATGGTCCTCGTGCCGATCCTGAACGCCCTGGATCTGGATGCCATGACGGTCCACTGGGAGTTCGCCTACGGTCCCGGGCACGCGGCGAGGCTGGCAGAGGAGCTCAAACACCCGATTCTCGCGATCAACTGCTACCGCAGGGAGAGCGGCGACCTGTTCTTCACCCCCTGGATCGTGAAGGAGGTGAACGGGCTTCTGGTCGGGATCATCGGCATCGCCTCGAACATCGTCGACAAGGTGATGCCCCCCTCCTACAGCGAGGGGGTGTACTTCACGCTCGGCAACGAAGAGCTGCCCTCCTGCATCGCGGCGCTGAAAGAGCGGGAGGGCGCCGATCTCATCGTCGTCGTCTCGCACCTCGGATTCCCCCAGGAGATGCAGCTCGCCGGCGAAGTGGACGGGATCGACGTTCTTCTCAGCGCCCATACCCACAACCGCCTTTACGAACCCGCGATCGTGAACGACACCATCCTCATCCAGTCGGGCTGCCACGGATCGTTCCTGGGCCGGCTCGACATCCAGGTGGAGGACGGCAGGATCGCGGACTTCAGCCACCGCCTCGTCACGGTCGGGGAGGAGGTGCCGCCCGATCCCGCCGTCGAGGGGATGGTGAACCGTGCCGTCGAGCCGTACCGCGACGAGTTGAACCGCATCGTCGGTTCCACGCCGATCGCCCTCCACCGCTACGCGGTGCTGGAGTCGACGATGGACAACCTCCTCCTCCAGTCCCTGCTCGATTGCACCGGCGCCGATCTGGCCTTCTCCAACGGGTGGCGCTTCGGCGCCCCCGTCCCCCCGGGACCGCTGACGGCAAACGACCTCTACAACATCGTCCCGATGAACCCGCCGCTCTCCACGGTGGAGCTGACGGGCCTCGAGATCTCGCGGATGCTGGAGGAGAACCTGGAACGCACCTTCTCGCGGGACCCCTACCGCCAGATGGGAGGATACGTGAAGCGGTGCATGGGCCTCACCCTCTACGCGAAGATCGAGAACCCGGAGGGGCACCGCATCCAGGAGCTCTTCGTGCGGGGGGAACGGGTGCGTCCCGATGCCACGTACACAGCCGCCTACATCACCCCGCAGGGCGTCCCGGCGAAGTACGGCTCCAACCGCCGCCACCTGGACATCCGTGCCGTGGAGGCGATGGAGCGCTACCTTGCCCGGGGCACCCCCGATGCGGCGCTCCGGGGGACGGTGGTGGCGGTCTGA